The Ralstonia wenshanensis genome includes a region encoding these proteins:
- a CDS encoding helix-turn-helix domain-containing protein, which translates to MSKPPHSHFDTSALPREHQFAAWRDAINVLFDTRSAAPQSHGFQASVDAYLCGETGVGMISAQAQHYDRSRSKLGRDGMDVYVLQYYLEGSCGQRDGATGTATRPGDLFIVDAAQPLATSTTDSRFLSLAVPRRLLAPLLRAPDELSMRVLRGDAPMVGLLRDHLCSLYQSVGKLSEAEAQAVMPGTLQLAAAAINCQVTEASAPAVRESLFASICRHVQQNLPDLTLSPEGVAVQFGISRATLYRLFEREGGFFNYLRMQRLRQCHAILADRSQTHRSVAEIAQTYGFSDASNFTRAYRRASGMSPRETRMLAIEGRATAMRFVQQKDWRTWVMQMR; encoded by the coding sequence GTGAGCAAACCTCCGCATTCCCACTTCGATACGTCTGCGCTGCCGCGCGAGCATCAATTTGCGGCGTGGCGGGATGCCATCAACGTGCTATTCGACACGCGCTCCGCCGCGCCGCAGTCGCATGGCTTTCAGGCCAGCGTTGACGCGTATCTGTGCGGCGAGACCGGTGTGGGCATGATCAGCGCGCAGGCACAGCACTATGATCGGTCCCGCTCCAAGCTCGGGCGCGACGGCATGGATGTCTACGTGCTCCAGTACTACCTGGAAGGCAGTTGCGGACAGCGTGACGGCGCCACCGGCACCGCCACGCGCCCCGGCGATCTGTTCATCGTCGACGCTGCGCAGCCGCTCGCCACCAGCACGACCGACAGCCGATTCCTGAGCTTGGCGGTGCCACGGCGGCTGCTGGCGCCGCTGCTGCGCGCACCGGACGAACTCAGCATGCGCGTGCTGCGCGGCGATGCGCCGATGGTCGGGCTGCTGCGCGATCACCTGTGCTCGCTCTATCAATCGGTCGGGAAATTGAGCGAGGCCGAGGCGCAGGCCGTCATGCCGGGCACGCTGCAACTGGCGGCGGCCGCCATCAACTGCCAGGTGACCGAAGCCAGTGCGCCGGCCGTCAGGGAAAGCCTGTTTGCGTCGATCTGCCGGCACGTGCAACAGAACCTGCCCGATCTCACACTTTCGCCCGAGGGGGTTGCCGTGCAGTTCGGCATCTCGCGTGCCACGCTGTACCGGCTGTTCGAGCGCGAAGGCGGCTTCTTCAACTACCTGCGCATGCAGCGCCTGCGGCAATGCCACGCGATCCTGGCAGACCGCTCGCAGACGCACCGGTCGGTGGCCGAAATCGCGCAGACCTACGGTTTTTCCGACGCATCGAACTTCACGCGCGCGTACCGCCGCGCCTCGGGCATGTCACCGCGTGAGACACGCATGCTCGCCATCGAAGGTCGTGCCACCGCCATGCGCTTCGTTCAGCAAAAAGACTGGCGCACCTGGGTCATGCAGATGCGCTGA